A window of the Archocentrus centrarchus isolate MPI-CPG fArcCen1 chromosome 17, fArcCen1, whole genome shotgun sequence genome harbors these coding sequences:
- the LOC115795857 gene encoding zinc finger and SCAN domain-containing protein 2-like — protein MNCKEEEGLDGQQVCNQERSSSLDQQDSDPPQIKEEQEDLCISQQGEQLVVKQEGIIFWTGEERLRLLDTIWKPETNLLHSSDFPQQKDFNEEEGLDDQQVCNQERNCSLGQEDPEPPQIKEEQEELCTSQEGEHLLLKLETDTFMVTPAYEECKPEPNSDQFLSHNSPESASRDQGESKQVDLGSSRRAKPIKRQCANRVDDSPGSESQCKTNTSKKCLKCETCGKTFQFKSGLNEHLRVHTGEKPYYCTTCGKRFSFSSAFKVHMRIHTGEKPYPCTTCGKRFRDLKSFKTHMRIHTGEKPYSCSICGKRFRDLSGFRKHTRIHTGERPYVCGMCEKRFSQMIHLKTHTKIHTGEKPLSSSTCGKTFKQTTQLKRHMRIHTG, from the exons ATGAATTGTAAGGAAGAGGAGGGTCTGGATGGCCAGCAGGTCTGTAACCAGGAGAGGAGCTCCAGTCTGGACCAGCAGGACTCAGATcctccacagattaaagaggagcaggaggaccTCTGCATCAGTCAGCAGGGAGAGCAGCTTGTAGTGAAACAGGAAGGCATCATCTTCTGGACCGGGGAAGAGCGGCTCAGACTGCTGGATACCATCTGGAAACCTGAAACAAATTTGCTACACAGTTCAG ACTTCCCACAACAAAAAGATTTTAATGAAGAAGAGGGTCTGGATGACCAGCAGGTCTGCAACCAGGAGAGGAACTGCAGTCTTGGCCAGGAGGACCCAGAgcctccacagattaaagaggaacaggaggaactctgcaccagtcaggagggagagcaTCTTCTACTGAAGCTGGAGACTGATACCTTTATGGTGACTCCTGCTTATGAAGAATGTAAACCAGAACCAAATAGTGACCAGTTCCTTTCTCACAACTCTCCTGAATCAGCAAGCCGAGATCAGGGAGAAAGCAAGCAAGTGGACTTGGGATCATCTAGAAGAGCAAAGCCAATCAAGAGGCAATGTGCTAACAGAGTAGACGACTCTCCCGGGTCAGAGTCTCAGTGTAAAACTAACACAagtaaaaagtgtttaaaatgtgaaacttGTGGAAAAACTTTTCAGTTTAAATCTGGACTGAACGAACATCTAAGagttcacacaggtgagaagccttATTATTGCACTACCTGTGGTAAAAGATTTAGTTTCTCATCTGCATTTAAAGTTCAcatgagaattcacacaggtgagaaaccatATCCTTGCACTACATGTGGGAAAAGATTTAGGGATTTAAAATCATTCAAAACTCACATGAggattcacacaggtgagaagccatatTCTTGTAGCATCTGTGGGAAAAGATTCAGGGACTTATCAGGattcagaaaacacacaagaattcacacaggtgagaggcCATATGTTTGCGGCATGTGTGAGAAAAGATTCAGTCAGATGATACACTTGAAAACTCACACGaaaattcacacaggtgagaagccgttATCTTCTAGCAcctgtgggaaaactttcaaaCAGACAACACAGTTAAAAAGACACATGAGAATTCATACTGGTTAA